The Endozoicomonas montiporae CL-33 genome contains a region encoding:
- a CDS encoding Re/Si-specific NAD(P)(+) transhydrogenase subunit alpha, with translation MRIGIPEEIQENENRVAATPDTVKKLIKLGYDIVIEAGAGEKASFDDAAFTEAGADIAERSSVWASDIVMKVNAPTDDEIALLKDGATLASFIWPGQNEPLMNKLGQRTINVLALDSVPRLSRSQSLDALSSMANIGGYRAVVEASHHFGRFFNGQITAAGKIPPAKVLVIGAGVAGLAALGAAGSMGAIVRAFDTRPEVKEQVESMGAEFLELDLLLSEEEEQDSSDGYAKEMSQAFIDAEMALFMEQAKDVDIIITTALIPGRPAPKLITEDMVKAMKPGSVVVDLAAQTGGNCECTEKDRAVVKHGVTVIGFTDMPSRLPTQSSQLYGTNLVNMLKLMTPEKDGNLVIDFDDEVVRGLTVIKEGNITWPPPPVKVSAAPAAKPEPVATPDVKEEKNSRPWLKPALLAAGAALFAWFANSAPASFLEHFTVFVLSSIVGYYVIWNVTSALHTPLMSVTNAISGIIVVGALVQMGSDSPIVLALSGIALVVAMINIVGGFAVTQRMLKMFIRDQ, from the coding sequence ATGCGAATAGGGATCCCTGAAGAGATTCAGGAAAATGAAAACCGAGTGGCGGCGACTCCCGACACCGTCAAGAAGTTAATCAAGCTCGGTTACGACATCGTCATTGAAGCCGGAGCTGGTGAAAAAGCCAGCTTTGACGATGCAGCTTTTACAGAAGCTGGCGCTGACATTGCCGAGCGCAGCTCGGTTTGGGCTTCCGATATCGTTATGAAGGTCAATGCACCGACGGATGATGAGATTGCCCTGCTCAAAGATGGCGCTACTCTTGCCAGCTTTATCTGGCCCGGCCAGAACGAACCCCTCATGAATAAGCTCGGTCAGCGCACTATTAATGTGCTGGCTCTGGACAGCGTACCTCGTCTGTCGCGCTCCCAATCCCTTGATGCCCTTAGCTCCATGGCCAATATCGGTGGCTATCGGGCGGTGGTAGAAGCTTCCCATCATTTTGGCCGTTTCTTTAATGGTCAGATTACGGCAGCCGGTAAAATTCCACCTGCGAAAGTGTTGGTGATTGGTGCCGGTGTTGCTGGTCTGGCTGCACTGGGCGCTGCTGGCAGTATGGGTGCCATTGTTCGTGCATTCGACACCCGCCCCGAAGTGAAGGAGCAGGTTGAAAGCATGGGGGCGGAATTCCTTGAGCTTGACCTTTTATTGAGCGAGGAAGAAGAACAGGATTCTTCTGACGGTTATGCCAAGGAAATGAGTCAGGCATTTATTGATGCTGAAATGGCACTGTTTATGGAGCAGGCCAAAGACGTTGATATCATTATCACGACGGCTCTGATTCCCGGCCGCCCTGCCCCCAAACTGATCACCGAAGACATGGTTAAAGCCATGAAGCCGGGCAGTGTGGTTGTTGACCTTGCGGCACAAACCGGTGGCAACTGTGAATGCACTGAAAAAGACCGGGCGGTTGTTAAACACGGGGTGACGGTGATTGGCTTTACCGACATGCCCAGCCGTTTGCCCACCCAGTCTTCCCAGCTTTACGGCACTAACCTTGTTAACATGCTGAAGCTGATGACACCGGAAAAAGATGGCAATCTGGTTATCGATTTCGATGATGAGGTGGTGAGAGGTCTGACCGTTATCAAGGAAGGGAATATTACCTGGCCTCCGCCCCCCGTGAAGGTCAGTGCAGCACCTGCCGCCAAACCCGAGCCTGTTGCAACGCCCGACGTTAAAGAAGAAAAAAACAGCCGTCCATGGCTGAAACCTGCTCTGTTGGCAGCGGGTGCAGCCCTGTTTGCCTGGTTCGCAAACTCTGCACCAGCCAGTTTTCTTGAGCACTTTACCGTGTTTGTTCTGTCGTCCATTGTCGGCTATTACGTGATCTGGAATGTGACTTCAGCACTGCACACTCCTCTGATGAGTGTGACCAATGCCATCAGCGGCATTATTGTTGTGGGGGCGCTGGTACAGATGGGCAGTGACAGTCCTATTGTACTGGCACTGTCGGGTATTGCGCTGGTGGTCGCCATGATCAATATCGTTGGTGGTTTTGCCGTGACCCAGCGCATGCTGAAAATGTTCATCAGGGACCAGTAA
- the pntB gene encoding Re/Si-specific NAD(P)(+) transhydrogenase subunit beta, producing the protein MSEGLLVSAYLVAALLFVMSLAGLSRQESARNGSLYGMVGMAVAVLATLAHAHVTGITLVTVLMIAGAGIGLYLAKKVEMTEMPQLVAILNGFGGLAAVLIGFSSAIEGMNEPVVASLLPSSEALVHDIQIAFGVIIGAITFSGSVVACLKLHGKISSRPASLPGGHWSNLAIIGFAVLMAVVYVQQNSLLALLLMTAFAFGFGITLVMGIGGADMPVVVSMLNAYSGIAAAATGFMLGNNLLIITGAMVGSSGAILSYLMCAAMNRSFVSVILGGFGAEEGAMAEGGEQGEHTEVHVEDVAEMLKNASSVIITPGYGMAVAQAQHPLRELVTKLRAQNIQVRFGIHPVAGRLPGHMNVLLAEAKVPYDIVEEMDELNDDFTDTDVVLVIGANDTVNPAAMEDPGSPIAGMPVLRVWESGQVIVFKRSMATGYAGVQNPLFFKENTSMLFGDANDSVQGILKQF; encoded by the coding sequence ATGTCTGAAGGATTACTTGTATCTGCTTATCTGGTAGCAGCCCTGCTGTTTGTGATGAGCCTTGCCGGTCTCAGTCGTCAGGAAAGTGCCAGAAATGGCAGCCTTTACGGTATGGTCGGTATGGCTGTTGCAGTATTGGCGACTCTTGCCCATGCGCATGTCACCGGTATTACTCTGGTCACTGTGTTGATGATTGCTGGCGCGGGTATTGGTTTGTACCTGGCGAAAAAAGTGGAAATGACCGAAATGCCTCAGCTGGTAGCCATCCTGAACGGGTTTGGTGGTCTGGCTGCGGTGCTGATTGGTTTTTCCAGTGCTATTGAAGGTATGAATGAGCCGGTTGTTGCAAGTCTGTTGCCGTCTTCTGAAGCGCTGGTACACGACATTCAAATAGCATTTGGAGTCATTATCGGTGCGATTACCTTCAGTGGTTCAGTGGTAGCCTGCCTGAAGCTGCATGGCAAAATCTCCAGTCGTCCGGCGTCTTTGCCTGGTGGGCACTGGAGCAACCTTGCCATTATTGGTTTTGCGGTACTGATGGCTGTGGTGTATGTGCAGCAGAACAGTCTGCTGGCTCTGTTGCTGATGACAGCCTTCGCGTTTGGTTTTGGTATCACTCTGGTGATGGGCATCGGTGGTGCCGATATGCCTGTGGTGGTGTCCATGCTGAATGCCTATTCGGGTATTGCTGCTGCCGCTACCGGTTTCATGCTGGGTAACAACCTGCTGATCATTACCGGTGCCATGGTAGGATCTTCCGGTGCCATTCTGTCTTACCTGATGTGTGCTGCCATGAATCGCTCATTTGTCTCTGTGATTCTGGGTGGTTTTGGCGCTGAAGAAGGCGCGATGGCTGAAGGCGGTGAACAGGGAGAGCATACAGAAGTGCATGTGGAAGACGTGGCAGAGATGCTGAAGAATGCTTCCAGTGTCATTATTACGCCCGGTTACGGTATGGCGGTGGCTCAGGCGCAGCACCCGTTGCGTGAGCTGGTGACCAAGCTACGTGCCCAGAACATTCAGGTTCGTTTTGGTATTCATCCGGTGGCAGGGCGTTTGCCGGGTCATATGAATGTTCTTCTGGCAGAAGCCAAGGTGCCCTACGATATCGTCGAAGAAATGGATGAACTTAACGACGACTTCACCGATACCGACGTGGTTCTGGTCATTGGTGCAAACGACACCGTAAACCCGGCTGCGATGGAAGACCCTGGTAGTCCGATTGCCGGAATGCCGGTGTTGCGCGTATGGGAATCCGGTCAGGTGATAGTGTTCAAACGTTCCATGGCCACCGGTTATGCCGGTGTTCAGAATCCGCTGTTCTTCAAGGAAAATACCAGTATGTTGTTTGGCGATGCCAATGACAGTGTGCAGGGCATTTTGAAACAGTTCTGA
- a CDS encoding molybdate ABC transporter substrate-binding protein has protein sequence MNTLMSILFNYLEWDFKKYLESLQSKTRQCNFKKASCPTFFALALMFLSPLVFSSSLNPGKLTIAVASNFYPTAVELKKMFNKQHPEVDITLEKGASGDLFDHIVKGKAIDVFLSADGNHPATLERLDRIEPGSLKTFAFGRIAFLHKLEEQHEDHGHGHGEETISVKELGDFIIENKDPDIYIPNSQGSPYGERVEALLKAAGVYYSLNATERLQIEDSSHDVWLNSKNKTEVFALLPASLVFHGEDDHSKDIHDVKHPYPEKDQVSLLEDTEFRHLKQQMVILKNSTNKPAAKAFTEFMLSSGTQSYIADHGYYPANHSNKCNLVNSSGAASYFSSIPYLGVGILSAVISTTLLPAWTNRGYCRF, from the coding sequence ATGAATACGTTAATGTCGATTTTATTCAACTATCTGGAATGGGATTTCAAAAAGTATCTGGAATCTCTGCAGTCTAAAACACGACAATGCAACTTTAAAAAAGCCTCATGCCCAACGTTTTTTGCTCTTGCCCTGATGTTTCTTAGTCCACTTGTTTTTTCGAGTTCGCTGAACCCGGGAAAGTTGACAATTGCGGTTGCATCCAACTTTTACCCGACGGCTGTTGAATTGAAAAAAATGTTTAATAAGCAACATCCGGAGGTTGACATTACGCTTGAGAAAGGTGCAAGTGGTGACTTGTTCGACCATATTGTGAAGGGCAAAGCGATTGACGTGTTTCTCAGCGCAGATGGAAACCACCCGGCTACGCTGGAGCGACTTGATAGAATAGAGCCAGGTTCACTGAAAACCTTCGCGTTTGGTCGGATTGCATTTTTACACAAGCTGGAAGAACAGCACGAAGATCATGGTCATGGTCATGGGGAAGAGACTATATCGGTGAAAGAGTTGGGTGATTTTATCATTGAGAATAAAGATCCGGACATCTATATCCCGAATTCTCAGGGTTCTCCCTATGGCGAGAGAGTGGAGGCATTGCTTAAAGCTGCGGGGGTTTACTATTCCCTTAATGCAACGGAAAGACTCCAGATTGAAGACAGCTCTCATGATGTTTGGTTGAATAGCAAAAATAAAACAGAAGTATTTGCCTTGCTCCCAGCCTCATTAGTGTTTCATGGAGAAGATGATCACTCTAAGGATATACATGACGTAAAGCACCCTTACCCCGAAAAAGATCAGGTATCCCTGTTAGAAGACACTGAATTTCGGCATCTTAAGCAGCAGATGGTGATACTCAAAAATTCCACTAACAAACCGGCAGCTAAAGCCTTTACAGAGTTTATGCTATCATCCGGCACCCAATCCTATATTGCAGATCATGGTTATTATCCGGCAAATCACTCTAACAAATGCAATCTGGTTAACAGTTCGGGCGCTGCTTCTTATTTTTCTTCTATCCCTTATCTTGGTGTTGGTATTCTGTCTGCTGTTATCTCCACAACCTTGCTGCCTGCCTGGACTAACAGAGGTTATTGCCGTTTCTAA
- a CDS encoding DUF5718 family protein, producing the protein MPFKHVIGLGVAGNFAGHLEQAGEAADFVAVKTEEAIAPKAIFPFYVPSEEAGFLATYPLCNNTIVPPNDADNLQIEPEVALLCDIQYDNGKVTALTPVKFAAYNDCSIRKPNAKKISEKKNWGQQTKGVSGNMIELDHLQQGGVLDRFRIASFHKRGDQVACYGEDSPVVGYSYFHEKLLNWIIDRMNNQKNVGPAEDISAYLANAGYPQQALISIGATRYTEYGETNFLQSGDTSIVVVYDGEQYSREQITEMARNQAFSDQGISTLIQNVA; encoded by the coding sequence ATGCCGTTCAAACACGTAATCGGGCTGGGCGTTGCCGGTAATTTTGCCGGTCATCTGGAGCAGGCAGGCGAAGCCGCAGACTTTGTCGCGGTGAAAACTGAAGAAGCCATTGCGCCTAAAGCAATTTTTCCTTTCTATGTACCATCAGAGGAAGCAGGCTTCCTGGCGACTTATCCGTTGTGCAACAACACGATTGTTCCGCCAAACGATGCAGACAACCTGCAGATTGAGCCTGAAGTTGCCCTGCTGTGTGATATCCAGTACGACAATGGCAAGGTAACGGCACTGACTCCGGTAAAGTTCGCTGCTTATAACGACTGCTCGATTCGTAAACCCAATGCCAAAAAAATCAGTGAAAAGAAAAACTGGGGTCAGCAGACCAAAGGCGTTTCCGGAAACATGATCGAGCTGGATCATCTGCAGCAAGGCGGTGTGCTCGATCGTTTTCGTATTGCCAGCTTTCATAAACGCGGCGACCAGGTTGCCTGTTATGGTGAAGACAGCCCGGTGGTGGGCTACAGCTACTTCCACGAGAAGCTGCTGAACTGGATTATTGACCGCATGAATAACCAGAAAAATGTAGGACCGGCCGAGGATATTTCTGCCTATCTGGCCAACGCAGGTTATCCACAACAGGCTCTGATCAGTATTGGTGCCACTCGTTACACTGAATACGGCGAAACCAACTTCCTGCAATCTGGCGACACCAGCATTGTTGTCGTGTACGACGGTGAGCAGTATTCTCGGGAACAGATTACTGAAATGGCTCGGAATCAGGCATTTTCAGATCAAGGTATTTCTACCCTGATTCAGAACGTTGCGTAA
- a CDS encoding IS1 family transposase (programmed frameshift) yields MCLTQVLCTTCGSNQVRPFGYSTHDVPRYYCCNDKCEIKTFMLEYRYKACEPGVKEKIIDMAINGSGIRDTSKVLGISKTTVIKTLKKKKSGLVKVNPNIQTIDLKSDAIIHVGLVCQEAELDEQWSYVHDKSNQRWLWYAVDHATNTVLAYVFGKRKDEVFKELKTLLKPFGINKFYTDDWGAYERHLDENMHIIGKANTQKIERKNLNFRTWIKRLARKTICFSKLEKMHDIVIGLLINKVEFGVNIHAI; encoded by the exons ATGTGCCTTACGCAAGTCCTCTGTACAACATGTGGCAGTAACCAAGTTCGGCCTTTCGGATACAGCACTCATGATGTTCCACGATACTATTGCTGTAATGACAAATGTGAAATCAAAACCTTCATGCTTGAATATCGCTACAAGGCCTGTGAGCCTGGCGTTAAAGAAAAAATCATCGATATGGCAATAAATGGCAGCGGAATCAGGGATACAAGTAAAGTACTCGGAATAAGCAAGACAACAGTAATAAAGACTCTAAAAAAAAAGA AAAGCGGTCTGGTAAAGGTCAACCCAAATATTCAAACTATTGATCTCAAGTCAGATGCAATTATTCATGTAGGGCTTGTCTGCCAAGAGGCTGAGCTAGATGAGCAGTGGTCGTATGTTCATGATAAATCGAACCAACGCTGGCTTTGGTATGCTGTTGATCACGCTACAAATACCGTGCTTGCTTATGTTTTCGGAAAACGGAAAGATGAAGTTTTTAAAGAACTCAAAACACTTCTGAAGCCATTTGGTATTAATAAATTTTACACCGATGATTGGGGAGCCTATGAGCGACACCTTGATGAAAACATGCATATTATTGGTAAAGCAAACACTCAGAAGATAGAGCGTAAAAACCTTAATTTTCGGACTTGGATTAAACGGTTGGCCAGAAAGACAATTTGTTTTTCAAAGCTCGAAAAGATGCACGATATTGTTATTGGATTATTGATTAATAAAGTTGAGTTTGGGGTCAATATTCACGCGATATAA
- a CDS encoding IS1380 family transposase has translation MPKSTQEQLRFHPSNGKTIRADFNGGELSSDFGTLLLRETILQSGLICKMTDAINDRRHQSYIDHSLKELLVQRVLQMACGYEDANDSNRLRKDPMFKLATGRNPLDSDNHLASAPTFTRLGQSMTRSDIYRMAEAFVHHFISSYKLPPPVIVIDLDHTPAITHGGQQMNLFNAKYQDYCYLPLMIFEGLSGKLITAILRPGKTPTGKENAAILERVIRLLRKKWPKTHLLVRGDSHFAQPELMWVVQNAPHSDYVLGKGAGHKTALRPKAKELLDEARQALKVKTELARLNNMPEPDRLRLYGEAEYQAKSWKGLDTRIIYKAEVNQKGDNPRFIVTSMKEASPEVIYEELYCPRGQDENFIKHLKSDLSGDRLSDQGFLANHLRMFYACAAYVLHYELRTKTLKGTELEKAQPSTVIMKLCKVAVKVVEYKDRIKLHLPRSCPFKRLLQHVTEVFYQMPILRPG, from the coding sequence ATGCCCAAATCTACACAAGAACAGCTTCGTTTTCATCCCTCAAATGGAAAAACCATCCGGGCAGACTTCAATGGTGGGGAGTTATCTTCTGACTTTGGCACTCTGCTGCTACGGGAAACCATTCTGCAGAGCGGTCTTATCTGCAAAATGACTGATGCCATCAATGACAGACGCCATCAATCCTATATCGACCACTCCCTGAAAGAACTTCTGGTTCAGCGGGTTCTGCAAATGGCCTGCGGCTATGAAGATGCCAACGACAGTAACCGTTTGCGTAAAGACCCTATGTTCAAACTGGCCACTGGTCGCAATCCGTTGGACAGCGATAACCATCTCGCATCAGCGCCCACTTTTACCCGGCTGGGACAATCTATGACCCGCTCCGACATTTACAGGATGGCTGAAGCATTTGTGCATCACTTTATCAGCAGTTACAAGCTGCCACCTCCGGTGATCGTTATCGATCTTGATCATACACCGGCCATTACTCATGGTGGCCAGCAGATGAACCTGTTTAATGCCAAATATCAGGACTACTGCTACTTGCCCCTGATGATTTTTGAGGGACTCAGCGGCAAGCTGATTACGGCGATTCTTCGTCCGGGGAAAACCCCAACGGGCAAGGAAAATGCAGCCATTCTCGAACGGGTCATTCGGCTGCTTCGGAAAAAGTGGCCGAAAACCCATCTACTGGTTCGGGGAGACAGCCACTTCGCTCAACCAGAGTTAATGTGGGTGGTTCAGAATGCCCCTCATTCGGATTATGTCCTGGGCAAAGGTGCAGGCCACAAAACGGCTTTGCGGCCAAAAGCCAAAGAGTTGTTGGATGAAGCGCGTCAAGCTCTGAAGGTCAAGACTGAGCTGGCAAGACTGAACAACATGCCAGAACCTGATCGGCTCAGACTTTACGGGGAAGCAGAATACCAGGCCAAGAGCTGGAAAGGTCTCGATACCCGGATAATTTACAAGGCGGAGGTCAACCAAAAAGGCGACAACCCTCGTTTCATTGTGACGTCGATGAAGGAAGCTTCTCCAGAGGTAATTTATGAAGAGCTTTACTGTCCAAGAGGACAGGATGAGAACTTCATCAAACATCTGAAAAGTGATCTGTCCGGCGACAGATTGTCCGATCAGGGCTTTTTGGCTAACCATTTGAGAATGTTTTATGCCTGTGCCGCTTATGTTTTGCACTATGAGTTAAGAACCAAGACTTTGAAAGGTACGGAGCTGGAAAAAGCGCAGCCATCAACGGTGATCATGAAGCTCTGTAAAGTTGCAGTCAAAGTGGTTGAATATAAAGACCGAATTAAACTTCATCTGCCGCGTAGCTGCCCATTCAAGAGGCTTTTGCAGCATGTGACAGAAGTCTTTTACCAGATGCCGATACTTCGACCGGGGTAG
- the nfo gene encoding deoxyribonuclease IV: protein MKYIGAHVSAAGGVENAPVNAHKLGATAFALFTKNQRQWKAKPLTDQNIELFKQRCEEYGYKPEQILPHDSYLINLGHPEQEGLQKSREAFIDEIQRCTQLGLDRLNFHPGSHLRKIEISACLSRIAESINLALDQTEGVIAVIENTAGQGSNLGWRFEELADIINQVEDKSRIGVCLDTCHTFSAGYDLRTPEACEATFAEFDKIVGFKYLKGMHLNDSKTELNSRKDRHHSLGQGEIGWDVFRYIMQDSRFDRVPMVLETIDDSIWADEIEALKMMAY, encoded by the coding sequence ATGAAGTATATCGGCGCCCATGTCAGCGCTGCAGGGGGGGTTGAGAATGCCCCGGTCAACGCCCACAAGCTTGGGGCTACTGCGTTTGCTCTCTTCACAAAAAACCAGCGACAGTGGAAAGCCAAACCACTGACCGATCAAAACATTGAGCTGTTCAAACAACGGTGTGAGGAATACGGGTACAAACCTGAGCAGATCCTTCCGCACGATAGTTATCTTATAAACCTTGGTCATCCTGAACAAGAAGGTTTGCAAAAATCCAGAGAAGCTTTCATTGACGAAATACAGCGCTGTACCCAGCTGGGGCTGGATCGGCTGAATTTTCACCCGGGCAGTCATTTACGAAAAATTGAGATTTCTGCCTGCCTGAGCCGCATCGCCGAATCCATTAATCTGGCTCTTGATCAGACCGAAGGCGTTATAGCCGTTATAGAAAATACGGCAGGGCAGGGCAGCAACCTTGGCTGGCGCTTTGAAGAACTGGCGGACATCATTAATCAGGTAGAAGACAAAAGCCGTATTGGTGTTTGTCTGGATACCTGCCACACCTTTTCAGCCGGGTATGACCTCCGCACACCCGAAGCCTGCGAAGCAACCTTTGCCGAATTCGACAAAATTGTCGGGTTTAAGTACCTGAAAGGCATGCACCTGAATGACTCTAAAACCGAACTGAATTCGCGCAAAGACCGTCATCACAGTTTAGGGCAGGGTGAAATTGGCTGGGATGTTTTCCGTTATATCATGCAGGATTCCCGCTTCGACCGTGTGCCTATGGTGCTGGAAACCATTGATGACAGCATCTGGGCGGATGAGATTGAAGCTCTGAAGATGATGGCTTACTGA
- a CDS encoding thiol:disulfide interchange protein DsbA/DsbL — translation MKKILSAVCLTLAMPLSVMAASFSQGTHYNVLPDFKKSETPEVREAFSVYCPACYQWDQGVVGDLQKRLELKDIPFNQSHVAFMGNYADKISQALAITKGTEKYTPVKKAIFKALQEDRIGDWKKDEDFFKVLAEAGLSKREWTFGVNDPVVRKRMKRWSQLESSVRSVPSFIVNNKYIINLSSIKSFDEFYSLIDYLLEK, via the coding sequence GTGAAAAAAATACTCTCTGCCGTTTGCTTGACGTTAGCCATGCCTCTGTCGGTGATGGCGGCGTCATTTTCTCAGGGCACACATTACAATGTGCTGCCGGACTTTAAGAAGTCAGAAACACCTGAAGTGCGTGAAGCCTTTTCGGTGTATTGCCCTGCTTGCTATCAGTGGGATCAGGGTGTTGTGGGTGATCTGCAAAAGCGTCTGGAGTTGAAGGATATTCCTTTTAACCAGTCTCATGTTGCTTTTATGGGGAACTACGCCGACAAAATCAGTCAGGCTCTGGCGATTACCAAGGGTACAGAGAAGTACACACCTGTGAAAAAGGCGATTTTTAAAGCCCTTCAGGAAGATCGTATTGGAGACTGGAAGAAGGATGAAGACTTCTTCAAAGTGCTGGCTGAAGCCGGTCTGAGTAAGCGAGAGTGGACATTCGGTGTGAATGATCCAGTGGTTCGGAAACGGATGAAGCGCTGGTCGCAACTGGAGAGCAGTGTGCGCAGTGTGCCAAGCTTTATCGTTAATAATAAGTACATTATTAATCTCAGCAGCATCAAATCGTTTGACGAGTTCTACAGTCTGATTGACTATTTGCTTGAAAAGTAA
- the dsbB gene encoding disulfide bond formation protein DsbB, with amino-acid sequence MANADFQDNAEKGSLRKVWNDFRTQPLAAVREWQNHRLTWGIMLGTAVFLEICAFYFQYGMDLYPCEMCVYQRFAVLVLGLAAGIMLVAPRNKGVRGAGYLLWISGAVYGLQYALQQIKNYADFNPFFSACNAFPVFPFGLPLHEWWPAMFFPTGMCGEDSWTFLSLNMANWMTIIFGIYILAFAVCVLSVVVGKLADR; translated from the coding sequence ATGGCGAATGCTGACTTTCAGGATAATGCTGAAAAAGGCTCCCTGAGAAAGGTATGGAATGATTTCCGGACTCAGCCACTGGCTGCTGTCCGGGAATGGCAGAATCACCGGCTGACCTGGGGCATCATGCTCGGCACCGCTGTCTTTCTGGAAATTTGTGCATTCTATTTCCAGTACGGGATGGATCTGTATCCCTGTGAAATGTGTGTTTATCAGCGCTTTGCGGTTCTGGTGCTCGGGCTTGCAGCAGGGATTATGCTGGTTGCTCCCCGTAATAAGGGCGTCAGAGGAGCAGGGTATCTTCTGTGGATAAGCGGTGCCGTTTATGGTTTGCAATATGCTTTGCAGCAAATCAAGAATTATGCAGACTTTAACCCGTTCTTCAGTGCGTGCAATGCGTTTCCGGTGTTTCCTTTCGGGCTGCCTTTACACGAATGGTGGCCTGCCATGTTTTTCCCGACCGGGATGTGTGGTGAAGACAGCTGGACTTTTTTGAGTCTGAATATGGCCAACTGGATGACCATTATTTTTGGTATCTACATTCTGGCATTTGCTGTCTGCGTGCTGAGTGTTGTTGTCGGCAAGTTGGCTGACAGGTGA
- a CDS encoding alpha/beta hydrolase has product MDLDKLRHLLSHEPKPLFSQEQTNEAQNFTAVEKAYFRDYGIDLENQLADVRHRFGTINSCGYQIACHLYTQPDAKGTFFVLHGYYDHAGLFGHILTFFLQQGYNVLAYDLPGHGLSSGEPATIEDFSVYTGILTDIFQASSGQLPKPWHGYGQSTGCAILTDYLLFQNNPELDQVIFSAPLVRPWMWPLSRIQLYLARPFIKQLPRTFTDNSRDPDFLKKAHNDPLAPKVLPTQWVSAMDRWIRKIERHRKKSPLRPLIIQGTCDRTVDAKHNIARLKQLFTDPEVLMLKDARHHLPNELKETRKEYMDWLSSYI; this is encoded by the coding sequence ATGGACTTAGACAAGCTGAGACACCTTTTAAGCCATGAGCCGAAACCACTGTTCAGTCAGGAGCAAACCAACGAAGCTCAGAATTTCACTGCTGTTGAGAAGGCATACTTCAGGGACTATGGCATTGATCTGGAAAACCAGCTGGCTGATGTACGACATCGGTTTGGCACGATCAACAGCTGCGGCTACCAGATCGCCTGCCATCTTTACACGCAGCCCGATGCCAAAGGCACCTTCTTCGTCCTGCATGGTTATTACGACCATGCAGGTCTGTTCGGTCACATCCTGACCTTCTTTTTACAGCAAGGTTATAACGTTCTGGCGTATGACCTGCCAGGTCATGGGCTGTCCAGTGGCGAGCCAGCCACTATTGAAGACTTTTCGGTTTACACCGGAATTCTGACAGACATTTTTCAGGCAAGCTCAGGCCAACTGCCCAAACCCTGGCATGGTTATGGACAAAGTACCGGCTGCGCTATTCTAACGGACTACCTGTTGTTTCAGAATAATCCGGAACTGGATCAAGTTATTTTCTCGGCACCACTGGTAAGACCATGGATGTGGCCTCTCAGCCGCATTCAACTCTATCTGGCCAGACCCTTTATTAAACAGTTGCCACGCACGTTTACGGACAATTCCCGAGACCCTGACTTCCTGAAAAAGGCACACAATGATCCACTGGCTCCAAAAGTGTTACCGACCCAATGGGTCTCTGCCATGGATCGCTGGATACGGAAAATTGAACGTCATCGCAAGAAAAGCCCTTTAAGGCCGCTGATTATCCAGGGCACCTGCGACCGGACAGTGGATGCAAAACACAACATCGCCAGACTGAAGCAACTATTCACTGATCCGGAAGTTCTCATGCTGAAAGATGCACGACACCATCTTCCTAATGAGCTGAAAGAAACAAGAAAAGAATATATGGATTGGCTATCGTCGTATATATAA